A region from the Rosa rugosa chromosome 6, drRosRugo1.1, whole genome shotgun sequence genome encodes:
- the LOC133718595 gene encoding uncharacterized protein LOC133718595 produces MAYSKTILLVVFAVLLITAEVSAHRDLTETTTPTTDGSEAYNRGGNGGNGGGKGGNGGYGGGSNAGNGGGKGGNGGGKGGNGGYRGGSNGGNGGGKGGNGGGKGGNGGGKGGNGGNGGKEGKGGGGHAGADPRGGEVWQLPNLDSFTKPWKLLCFEGFTEKKL; encoded by the exons ATGGCGTACTCAAAGACTATTCTTCTTGTTGTCTTTGCCGTTCTCCTCATCACTGCTGAGGTCTCAGCTCATCGTGACCTAACTGAGACAACCACTCCAACTACTG ATGGTAGCGAGGCATACAATAGAGGAGGCAatggaggaaatggaggaggCAAGGGAGGAAATGGAGGATACGGAGGAGGAAGCAATGCAGGAAACGGAGGTGGCAAGGGAGGAAACGGAGGAGGCAAGGGAGGAAATGGAGGATACAGAGGAGGAAGTaatggaggaaatggaggtggCAAGGGAGGAAACGGAGGAGGCAAGGGAGGCAATGGAGGAGGCAAGGGAGGAAATGGCGGCAATGGAGGAAAGGAAGGAAAGGGAGGGGGCGGGCATGCAGGGGCGGATCCAAGGGGTGGCGAGGTTTGGCAGCTGCCCAACCTCGATTCTTTTACCAAGCCATGGAAGCTTTTGTGCTTTGAAGGttttacagaaaaaaaattatga